The following proteins are encoded in a genomic region of Oncorhynchus keta strain PuntledgeMale-10-30-2019 chromosome 35, Oket_V2, whole genome shotgun sequence:
- the tpo gene encoding thyroid peroxidase isoform X26: MAGHFNLIKYAIVYCAILLRFLSDEARNSKRASFDNEEFLFSSFQESLQMVEAALCHTRTERDTLRSPMQLFTFLRQAEPETQEISRAAEVFDTALYILKDRASRRHKRALVASELLSLEDLALIADLSGCPPPVLPAFCHNDCLANKYRSISGVCNNRQKPFWGTANSALARWLPAEYEDGEREPKGWNHGQLYNGFQLPPVHEVIMSPLHYQVHEVIMSPLHYQVHEVIMSPLHYQVHEVIMSPLHYQVHEVSKKILQSSSRPMLLDAAYCQMLVDWGQYIDHDISFTPQSTSRAAFLGGLDCLKTCENINPCFPIETFPDDKLSGNRSCVPFFRSSPACFSGNAQAVTTDIKQVLQRQQMNSITSFLDASTVYGHTPYLQSALRDLSNSKGRLAVNSRFTDRSGRPYLPFVPNTPSPCFQDPGDPQGERVDCFMAGDSRVNEVLTLAALHTLWMREHNRIAEALNSLNPHWSSEIIYQEARKIIGALHQIITTRDYVPKIIGREAFDLYIGPYGGYDATTEPSASNVFSTAAFRFGHATIPSALRRLNQSFQEHEHFSSLSLHKTFFSPWRLIKEGGLEPVLRGLLGTPATVVSPENLLTEELTERLVVLTVPGGLDLAALNLQRGRDHGLPGYNDWRTFCGLDRIETRDDFREVVKDASVVGKIMDLFRHPDNIDVWLGGLVEEPLPGSRTGPLFSCLIGKQIKMIRDGDRFWWESEGVFTLGQRVELLRHSLSRVICDNSEVKEAPLDPFRFGKYPDGFLLCDNIPSMNLEAWREEPSPDNYS; the protein is encoded by the exons GAGCATCATTTGACAATGAGGAATTTCTATTTTCCTCCTTTCAAGAAAGCCTTCAGATGGTGGAAGCAGCATTATGTCACACCAGGACAGA GCGAGACACACTCCGGTCCCCAATGCAGCTGTTTACATTTCTCCGGCAAGCAGAGCCTGAGACCCAAGAGATTTCCAGAGCTGCAGAGGTGTTTGACACGGCTTTATATATCCTGAAGGACAGAGCCAGCCGGAGACATAAAAGGGCTCTTGTTGCATCAG AGCTCCTTTCATTGGAGGACTTGGCGCTGATTGCAGACCTGTCAGGTTGTCCTCCACCCGTTCTCCCAGCCTTCTGTCACAACGATTGCCTCGCCAACAAGTACCGTTCCATATCTGGAGTCTGCAATAATAG GCAGAAGCCTTTCTGGGGCACAGCCAACAGCGCCTTGGCCAGATGGCTTCCGGCAGAATATGAAGACGGAGAAAGAGAACCAAAGGGCTGGAACCATGGACAACTATATAATGGCTTCCAACTTCCCCCG GTACATGAAGTCATCATGTCCCCACTGCATTACCAGGTACATGAAGTCATCATGTCCCCACTGCATTACCAGGTACATGAAGTCATCATGTCCCCACTGCATTACCAG GTACATGAAGTCATCATGTCTCCACTGCATTACCAG GTACATGAAGTCAGCAAGAAGATACTGCAGAGCTCCAGCAGACCGATGTTGCTAGATGCTGCTTATTGTCAGATGCTAGTGGACTGGGGCCAGTACATCGACCATGACATATCCTTCACTCCTCAAAGCACAAGCAGAGCTGCTTTCTTGGGAGGACTGGACTGTTTAAAGACGTGTGAAAACATAAACCCCTGTTTCCCTATTGAG ACATTCCCTGATGACAAACTGTCTGGGAACAGAAGCTGTGTGCCATTCTTTCGTTCATCGCCAGCCTGCTTCTCCGGTAATGCACAGGCTGTGACGACGGACATCAAACAAGTGCTACAGCGTCAACAAATGAACTCAATCACGTCTTTCCTGGATGCATCCACTGTATATGGCCACACGCCATATTTACAGAGTGCCCTTCGAGACCTCTCAAACTCTAAGGGTCGGCTGGCTGTCAACAGCAGATTCACTGACCGTAGTGGCAGACCCTACCTGCCTTTTGTTCCCAACACCCCGTCTCCATGCTTCCAAGATCCAGGGGATCCCCAGGGAGAAAGGGTGGATTGTTTCATGGCTGGGGACAGCAGGGTGAATGAGGTTCTGACCCTGGCGGCTCTACACACTTTGTGGATGAGGGAACACAATAGAATCGCAGAGGCCTTGAATAGCCTCAACCCACACTGGAGCTCAGAGATTATTTACCAAGAGGCCCGCAAGATCATCGGAGCTCTGCACCAG ATTATAACCACCAGGGATTATGTTCCCAAAATTATTGGAAGAGAGGCTTTTGATCTTTACATTGGTCCCTATGGGGGCTATGATGCAACTACAGAGCCCTCAGCCTCCAATGTATTCTCGACTGCTGCATTCCGATTCGGCCATGCCACTATTCCCTCAGCTCTCCGGAGACTCAACCAGAGCTTCCAGGAACATGAACACTTCTCCTCTTTGAGTCTGCATAAGACTTTCTTCAGTCCCTGGCGACTCATCAAAGAGG GTGGACTAGAGCCAGTCCTCCGAGGCCTGTTGGGGACGCCGGCGACTGTAGTGAGCCCAGAAAACCTACTGACAGAGGagctgacagagagactggtTGTGCTTACTGTCCCAGGCGGCTTGGACTTGGCCGCACTCAACCTGCAGAGGGGACGTGATCATGGACTTCCAG GTTACAATGACTGGAGGACGTTCTGTGGACTGGACAGAATAGAGACTCGAGATGACTTCAGAGAAGTTGTAAAAGATGCAAGTGTTGTTGGGAAGATCATGGACCTGTTTCGACATCCTGACAACATTGACGTGTGgctaggaggactggtagaggaaCCTCTGCCTGGCTCCAGGACTGGTCCACTCTTTTCATGTCTCATTggaaaacagataaagatgattCGAGATGGGGACAG GTTCTGGTGGGAGAGTGAGGGTGTGTTTACACTGGGTCAGAGGGTGGAACTACTAAGGCATTCTCTATCTCGCGTGATCTGTGACAACAGTGAAGTGAAAGAGGCCCCTCTTGACCCCTTCAGGTTTGGGAAATACCCTGATGGTTTTCTCTTGTGTGACAATATACCATCAATGAACTTGGAGGCCTGGAGGGAGGAGCCTAGCCCAG ACAACTACAGCTAA
- the tpo gene encoding thyroid peroxidase isoform X21, translated as MAGHFNLIKYAIVYCAILLRFLSDEARNSKRASFDNEEFLFSSFQESLQMVEAALCHTRTERDTLRSPMQLFTFLRQAEPETQEISRAAEVFDTALYILKDRASRRHKRALVASELLSLEDLALIADLSGCPPPVLPAFCHNDCLANKYRSISGVCNNRQKPFWGTANSALARWLPAEYEDGEREPKGWNHGQLYNGFQLPPVHEVIMSPLHYQVHEVIMSPLHYQVHEVIMSPLHYQVHEVIMSPLHYQVHEVIMSPLHYQVHEVSKKILQSSSRPMLLDAAYCQMLVDWGQYIDHDISFTPQSTSRAAFLGGLDCLKTCENINPCFPIETFPDDKLSGNRSCVPFFRSSPACFSGNAQAVTTDIKQVLQRQQMNSITSFLDASTVYGHTPYLQSALRDLSNSKGRLAVNSRFTDRSGRPYLPFVPNTPSPCFQDPGDPQGERVDCFMAGDSRVNEVLTLAALHTLWMREHNRIAEALNSLNPHWSSEIIYQEARKIIGALHQIITTRDYVPKIIGREAFDLYIGPYGGYDATTEPSASNVFSTAAFRFGHATIPSALRRLNQSFQEHEHFSSLSLHKTFFSPWRLIKEGGLEPVLRGLLGTPATVVSPENLLTEELTERLVVLTVPGGLDLAALNLQRGRDHGLPGYNDWRTFCGLDRIETRDDFREVVKDASVVGKIMDLFRHPDNIDVWLGGLVEEPLPGSRTGPLFSCLIGKQIKMIRDGDRFWWESEGVFTLGQRVELLRHSLSRVICDNSEVKEAPLDPFRFGKYPDGFLLCDNIPSMNLEAWREEPSPDNYS; from the exons GAGCATCATTTGACAATGAGGAATTTCTATTTTCCTCCTTTCAAGAAAGCCTTCAGATGGTGGAAGCAGCATTATGTCACACCAGGACAGA GCGAGACACACTCCGGTCCCCAATGCAGCTGTTTACATTTCTCCGGCAAGCAGAGCCTGAGACCCAAGAGATTTCCAGAGCTGCAGAGGTGTTTGACACGGCTTTATATATCCTGAAGGACAGAGCCAGCCGGAGACATAAAAGGGCTCTTGTTGCATCAG AGCTCCTTTCATTGGAGGACTTGGCGCTGATTGCAGACCTGTCAGGTTGTCCTCCACCCGTTCTCCCAGCCTTCTGTCACAACGATTGCCTCGCCAACAAGTACCGTTCCATATCTGGAGTCTGCAATAATAG GCAGAAGCCTTTCTGGGGCACAGCCAACAGCGCCTTGGCCAGATGGCTTCCGGCAGAATATGAAGACGGAGAAAGAGAACCAAAGGGCTGGAACCATGGACAACTATATAATGGCTTCCAACTTCCCCCG GTACATGAAGTCATCATGTCCCCACTGCATTACCAGGTACATGAAGTCATCATGTCCCCACTGCATTACCAG GTACATGAAGTCATCATGTCTCCACTGCATTACCAG GTACATGAAGTCATCATGTCCCCACTGCATTACCAGGTACATGAAGTCATCATGTCTCCACTGCATTACCAG GTACATGAAGTCAGCAAGAAGATACTGCAGAGCTCCAGCAGACCGATGTTGCTAGATGCTGCTTATTGTCAGATGCTAGTGGACTGGGGCCAGTACATCGACCATGACATATCCTTCACTCCTCAAAGCACAAGCAGAGCTGCTTTCTTGGGAGGACTGGACTGTTTAAAGACGTGTGAAAACATAAACCCCTGTTTCCCTATTGAG ACATTCCCTGATGACAAACTGTCTGGGAACAGAAGCTGTGTGCCATTCTTTCGTTCATCGCCAGCCTGCTTCTCCGGTAATGCACAGGCTGTGACGACGGACATCAAACAAGTGCTACAGCGTCAACAAATGAACTCAATCACGTCTTTCCTGGATGCATCCACTGTATATGGCCACACGCCATATTTACAGAGTGCCCTTCGAGACCTCTCAAACTCTAAGGGTCGGCTGGCTGTCAACAGCAGATTCACTGACCGTAGTGGCAGACCCTACCTGCCTTTTGTTCCCAACACCCCGTCTCCATGCTTCCAAGATCCAGGGGATCCCCAGGGAGAAAGGGTGGATTGTTTCATGGCTGGGGACAGCAGGGTGAATGAGGTTCTGACCCTGGCGGCTCTACACACTTTGTGGATGAGGGAACACAATAGAATCGCAGAGGCCTTGAATAGCCTCAACCCACACTGGAGCTCAGAGATTATTTACCAAGAGGCCCGCAAGATCATCGGAGCTCTGCACCAG ATTATAACCACCAGGGATTATGTTCCCAAAATTATTGGAAGAGAGGCTTTTGATCTTTACATTGGTCCCTATGGGGGCTATGATGCAACTACAGAGCCCTCAGCCTCCAATGTATTCTCGACTGCTGCATTCCGATTCGGCCATGCCACTATTCCCTCAGCTCTCCGGAGACTCAACCAGAGCTTCCAGGAACATGAACACTTCTCCTCTTTGAGTCTGCATAAGACTTTCTTCAGTCCCTGGCGACTCATCAAAGAGG GTGGACTAGAGCCAGTCCTCCGAGGCCTGTTGGGGACGCCGGCGACTGTAGTGAGCCCAGAAAACCTACTGACAGAGGagctgacagagagactggtTGTGCTTACTGTCCCAGGCGGCTTGGACTTGGCCGCACTCAACCTGCAGAGGGGACGTGATCATGGACTTCCAG GTTACAATGACTGGAGGACGTTCTGTGGACTGGACAGAATAGAGACTCGAGATGACTTCAGAGAAGTTGTAAAAGATGCAAGTGTTGTTGGGAAGATCATGGACCTGTTTCGACATCCTGACAACATTGACGTGTGgctaggaggactggtagaggaaCCTCTGCCTGGCTCCAGGACTGGTCCACTCTTTTCATGTCTCATTggaaaacagataaagatgattCGAGATGGGGACAG GTTCTGGTGGGAGAGTGAGGGTGTGTTTACACTGGGTCAGAGGGTGGAACTACTAAGGCATTCTCTATCTCGCGTGATCTGTGACAACAGTGAAGTGAAAGAGGCCCCTCTTGACCCCTTCAGGTTTGGGAAATACCCTGATGGTTTTCTCTTGTGTGACAATATACCATCAATGAACTTGGAGGCCTGGAGGGAGGAGCCTAGCCCAG ACAACTACAGCTAA
- the tpo gene encoding thyroid peroxidase isoform X46 — MAGHFNLIKYAIVYCAILLRFLSDEARNSKRASFDNEEFLFSSFQESLQMVEAALCHTRTERDTLRSPMQLFTFLRQAEPETQEISRAAEVFDTALYILKDRASRRHKRALVASELLSLEDLALIADLSGCPPPVLPAFCHNDCLANKYRSISGVCNNRQKPFWGTANSALARWLPAEYEDGEREPKGWNHGQLYNGFQLPPVHEVIMSPLHYQVHEVIMSPLHYQVHEVSKKILQSSSRPMLLDAAYCQMLVDWGQYIDHDISFTPQSTSRAAFLGGLDCLKTCENINPCFPIETFPDDKLSGNRSCVPFFRSSPACFSGNAQAVTTDIKQVLQRQQMNSITSFLDASTVYGHTPYLQSALRDLSNSKGRLAVNSRFTDRSGRPYLPFVPNTPSPCFQDPGDPQGERVDCFMAGDSRVNEVLTLAALHTLWMREHNRIAEALNSLNPHWSSEIIYQEARKIIGALHQIITTRDYVPKIIGREAFDLYIGPYGGYDATTEPSASNVFSTAAFRFGHATIPSALRRLNQSFQEHEHFSSLSLHKTFFSPWRLIKEGGLEPVLRGLLGTPATVVSPENLLTEELTERLVVLTVPGGLDLAALNLQRGRDHGLPGYNDWRTFCGLDRIETRDDFREVVKDASVVGKIMDLFRHPDNIDVWLGGLVEEPLPGSRTGPLFSCLIGKQIKMIRDGDRFWWESEGVFTLGQRVELLRHSLSRVICDNSEVKEAPLDPFRFGKYPDGFLLCDNIPSMNLEAWREEPSPDNYS, encoded by the exons GAGCATCATTTGACAATGAGGAATTTCTATTTTCCTCCTTTCAAGAAAGCCTTCAGATGGTGGAAGCAGCATTATGTCACACCAGGACAGA GCGAGACACACTCCGGTCCCCAATGCAGCTGTTTACATTTCTCCGGCAAGCAGAGCCTGAGACCCAAGAGATTTCCAGAGCTGCAGAGGTGTTTGACACGGCTTTATATATCCTGAAGGACAGAGCCAGCCGGAGACATAAAAGGGCTCTTGTTGCATCAG AGCTCCTTTCATTGGAGGACTTGGCGCTGATTGCAGACCTGTCAGGTTGTCCTCCACCCGTTCTCCCAGCCTTCTGTCACAACGATTGCCTCGCCAACAAGTACCGTTCCATATCTGGAGTCTGCAATAATAG GCAGAAGCCTTTCTGGGGCACAGCCAACAGCGCCTTGGCCAGATGGCTTCCGGCAGAATATGAAGACGGAGAAAGAGAACCAAAGGGCTGGAACCATGGACAACTATATAATGGCTTCCAACTTCCCCCG GTACATGAAGTCATCATGTCCCCACTGCATTACCAG GTACATGAAGTCATCATGTCTCCACTGCATTACCAG GTACATGAAGTCAGCAAGAAGATACTGCAGAGCTCCAGCAGACCGATGTTGCTAGATGCTGCTTATTGTCAGATGCTAGTGGACTGGGGCCAGTACATCGACCATGACATATCCTTCACTCCTCAAAGCACAAGCAGAGCTGCTTTCTTGGGAGGACTGGACTGTTTAAAGACGTGTGAAAACATAAACCCCTGTTTCCCTATTGAG ACATTCCCTGATGACAAACTGTCTGGGAACAGAAGCTGTGTGCCATTCTTTCGTTCATCGCCAGCCTGCTTCTCCGGTAATGCACAGGCTGTGACGACGGACATCAAACAAGTGCTACAGCGTCAACAAATGAACTCAATCACGTCTTTCCTGGATGCATCCACTGTATATGGCCACACGCCATATTTACAGAGTGCCCTTCGAGACCTCTCAAACTCTAAGGGTCGGCTGGCTGTCAACAGCAGATTCACTGACCGTAGTGGCAGACCCTACCTGCCTTTTGTTCCCAACACCCCGTCTCCATGCTTCCAAGATCCAGGGGATCCCCAGGGAGAAAGGGTGGATTGTTTCATGGCTGGGGACAGCAGGGTGAATGAGGTTCTGACCCTGGCGGCTCTACACACTTTGTGGATGAGGGAACACAATAGAATCGCAGAGGCCTTGAATAGCCTCAACCCACACTGGAGCTCAGAGATTATTTACCAAGAGGCCCGCAAGATCATCGGAGCTCTGCACCAG ATTATAACCACCAGGGATTATGTTCCCAAAATTATTGGAAGAGAGGCTTTTGATCTTTACATTGGTCCCTATGGGGGCTATGATGCAACTACAGAGCCCTCAGCCTCCAATGTATTCTCGACTGCTGCATTCCGATTCGGCCATGCCACTATTCCCTCAGCTCTCCGGAGACTCAACCAGAGCTTCCAGGAACATGAACACTTCTCCTCTTTGAGTCTGCATAAGACTTTCTTCAGTCCCTGGCGACTCATCAAAGAGG GTGGACTAGAGCCAGTCCTCCGAGGCCTGTTGGGGACGCCGGCGACTGTAGTGAGCCCAGAAAACCTACTGACAGAGGagctgacagagagactggtTGTGCTTACTGTCCCAGGCGGCTTGGACTTGGCCGCACTCAACCTGCAGAGGGGACGTGATCATGGACTTCCAG GTTACAATGACTGGAGGACGTTCTGTGGACTGGACAGAATAGAGACTCGAGATGACTTCAGAGAAGTTGTAAAAGATGCAAGTGTTGTTGGGAAGATCATGGACCTGTTTCGACATCCTGACAACATTGACGTGTGgctaggaggactggtagaggaaCCTCTGCCTGGCTCCAGGACTGGTCCACTCTTTTCATGTCTCATTggaaaacagataaagatgattCGAGATGGGGACAG GTTCTGGTGGGAGAGTGAGGGTGTGTTTACACTGGGTCAGAGGGTGGAACTACTAAGGCATTCTCTATCTCGCGTGATCTGTGACAACAGTGAAGTGAAAGAGGCCCCTCTTGACCCCTTCAGGTTTGGGAAATACCCTGATGGTTTTCTCTTGTGTGACAATATACCATCAATGAACTTGGAGGCCTGGAGGGAGGAGCCTAGCCCAG ACAACTACAGCTAA
- the tpo gene encoding thyroid peroxidase isoform X1 — protein MAGHFNLIKYAIVYCAILLRFLSDEARNSKRASFDNEEFLFSSFQESLQMVEAALCHTRTERDTLRSPMQLFTFLRQAEPETQEISRAAEVFDTALYILKDRASRRHKRALVASELLSLEDLALIADLSGCPPPVLPAFCHNDCLANKYRSISGVCNNRQKPFWGTANSALARWLPAEYEDGEREPKGWNHGQLYNGFQLPPVHEVIMSPLHYQVHEVIMSPLHYQVHEVIMSPLHYQVHEVIMSPLHYQVHEVIMSPLHYQVHEVIMSPLHYQVHEVSKKILQSSSRPMLLDAAYCQMLVDWGQYIDHDISFTPQSTSRAAFLGGLDCLKTCENINPCFPIETFPDDKLSGNRSCVPFFRSSPACFSGNAQAVTTDIKQVLQRQQMNSITSFLDASTVYGHTPYLQSALRDLSNSKGRLAVNSRFTDRSGRPYLPFVPNTPSPCFQDPGDPQGERVDCFMAGDSRVNEVLTLAALHTLWMREHNRIAEALNSLNPHWSSEIIYQEARKIIGALHQIITTRDYVPKIIGREAFDLYIGPYGGYDATTEPSASNVFSTAAFRFGHATIPSALRRLNQSFQEHEHFSSLSLHKTFFSPWRLIKEGGLEPVLRGLLGTPATVVSPENLLTEELTERLVVLTVPGGLDLAALNLQRGRDHGLPGYNDWRTFCGLDRIETRDDFREVVKDASVVGKIMDLFRHPDNIDVWLGGLVEEPLPGSRTGPLFSCLIGKQIKMIRDGDRFWWESEGVFTLGQRVELLRHSLSRVICDNSEVKEAPLDPFRFGKYPDGFLLCDNIPSMNLEAWREEPSPDNYS, from the exons GAGCATCATTTGACAATGAGGAATTTCTATTTTCCTCCTTTCAAGAAAGCCTTCAGATGGTGGAAGCAGCATTATGTCACACCAGGACAGA GCGAGACACACTCCGGTCCCCAATGCAGCTGTTTACATTTCTCCGGCAAGCAGAGCCTGAGACCCAAGAGATTTCCAGAGCTGCAGAGGTGTTTGACACGGCTTTATATATCCTGAAGGACAGAGCCAGCCGGAGACATAAAAGGGCTCTTGTTGCATCAG AGCTCCTTTCATTGGAGGACTTGGCGCTGATTGCAGACCTGTCAGGTTGTCCTCCACCCGTTCTCCCAGCCTTCTGTCACAACGATTGCCTCGCCAACAAGTACCGTTCCATATCTGGAGTCTGCAATAATAG GCAGAAGCCTTTCTGGGGCACAGCCAACAGCGCCTTGGCCAGATGGCTTCCGGCAGAATATGAAGACGGAGAAAGAGAACCAAAGGGCTGGAACCATGGACAACTATATAATGGCTTCCAACTTCCCCCG GTACATGAAGTCATCATGTCCCCACTGCATTACCAGGTACATGAAGTCATCATGTCCCCACTGCATTACCAGGTACATGAAGTCATCATGTCCCCACTGCATTACCAG GTACATGAAGTCATCATGTCTCCACTGCATTACCAG GTACATGAAGTCATCATGTCCCCACTGCATTACCAGGTACATGAAGTCATCATGTCTCCACTGCATTACCAG GTACATGAAGTCAGCAAGAAGATACTGCAGAGCTCCAGCAGACCGATGTTGCTAGATGCTGCTTATTGTCAGATGCTAGTGGACTGGGGCCAGTACATCGACCATGACATATCCTTCACTCCTCAAAGCACAAGCAGAGCTGCTTTCTTGGGAGGACTGGACTGTTTAAAGACGTGTGAAAACATAAACCCCTGTTTCCCTATTGAG ACATTCCCTGATGACAAACTGTCTGGGAACAGAAGCTGTGTGCCATTCTTTCGTTCATCGCCAGCCTGCTTCTCCGGTAATGCACAGGCTGTGACGACGGACATCAAACAAGTGCTACAGCGTCAACAAATGAACTCAATCACGTCTTTCCTGGATGCATCCACTGTATATGGCCACACGCCATATTTACAGAGTGCCCTTCGAGACCTCTCAAACTCTAAGGGTCGGCTGGCTGTCAACAGCAGATTCACTGACCGTAGTGGCAGACCCTACCTGCCTTTTGTTCCCAACACCCCGTCTCCATGCTTCCAAGATCCAGGGGATCCCCAGGGAGAAAGGGTGGATTGTTTCATGGCTGGGGACAGCAGGGTGAATGAGGTTCTGACCCTGGCGGCTCTACACACTTTGTGGATGAGGGAACACAATAGAATCGCAGAGGCCTTGAATAGCCTCAACCCACACTGGAGCTCAGAGATTATTTACCAAGAGGCCCGCAAGATCATCGGAGCTCTGCACCAG ATTATAACCACCAGGGATTATGTTCCCAAAATTATTGGAAGAGAGGCTTTTGATCTTTACATTGGTCCCTATGGGGGCTATGATGCAACTACAGAGCCCTCAGCCTCCAATGTATTCTCGACTGCTGCATTCCGATTCGGCCATGCCACTATTCCCTCAGCTCTCCGGAGACTCAACCAGAGCTTCCAGGAACATGAACACTTCTCCTCTTTGAGTCTGCATAAGACTTTCTTCAGTCCCTGGCGACTCATCAAAGAGG GTGGACTAGAGCCAGTCCTCCGAGGCCTGTTGGGGACGCCGGCGACTGTAGTGAGCCCAGAAAACCTACTGACAGAGGagctgacagagagactggtTGTGCTTACTGTCCCAGGCGGCTTGGACTTGGCCGCACTCAACCTGCAGAGGGGACGTGATCATGGACTTCCAG GTTACAATGACTGGAGGACGTTCTGTGGACTGGACAGAATAGAGACTCGAGATGACTTCAGAGAAGTTGTAAAAGATGCAAGTGTTGTTGGGAAGATCATGGACCTGTTTCGACATCCTGACAACATTGACGTGTGgctaggaggactggtagaggaaCCTCTGCCTGGCTCCAGGACTGGTCCACTCTTTTCATGTCTCATTggaaaacagataaagatgattCGAGATGGGGACAG GTTCTGGTGGGAGAGTGAGGGTGTGTTTACACTGGGTCAGAGGGTGGAACTACTAAGGCATTCTCTATCTCGCGTGATCTGTGACAACAGTGAAGTGAAAGAGGCCCCTCTTGACCCCTTCAGGTTTGGGAAATACCCTGATGGTTTTCTCTTGTGTGACAATATACCATCAATGAACTTGGAGGCCTGGAGGGAGGAGCCTAGCCCAG ACAACTACAGCTAA